From a single Fulvivirga ulvae genomic region:
- a CDS encoding ArnT family glycosyltransferase — MEARNFISAREMLESGNWMIPTLNGQTRIRKPPLPTWLTTASIGVAGNPNSLMALRLPAALIATVMVFFLYGLVKDVFQNSHTAFYSAAVLASCYMFIEEAKTGAWDIYCNAFMLGAIWMLYRASKYNLLKHWISSGIFMGLSFMSKGPVSFYAMLLPYLLAFFLSKYKFERPTWGGVVLCILTMLLISAAWPLYLYLKIPDIATQIAGEESGAWINRHNRPIWFYLHFPLFTGIWAFATLFAFYKFKALQRIFSAKGMKLVLFWFLFTLFLLSVVPEKKERYFLPALPPLAVLIGALISHHIELYRRGRGTDKASHIFVDVQAVLSLMVTLGITFIAWQFGLKTGEVGISFFICIVILGLVIAAAFAMVLWKKKEWVYPLSLATMLFFGIAIWPLIPRIKQDNPSYRDLREVRDIPAFGAEPIYSTAPLNPVRIWEVGRKVNMITNAGAVKGDAVIIAVKPLTDAKEVLLFHPNPDNEREVLYFNLVE, encoded by the coding sequence ATGGAGGCGCGCAACTTTATCTCAGCCCGCGAAATGCTGGAAAGTGGCAACTGGATGATCCCTACACTGAATGGCCAAACGCGGATAAGAAAACCACCTCTACCCACCTGGCTTACCACCGCCTCAATAGGTGTAGCAGGCAACCCCAACAGCCTGATGGCCCTGCGCCTACCGGCAGCTTTGATCGCTACGGTCATGGTCTTTTTTCTCTACGGCCTGGTAAAAGATGTTTTTCAAAACAGCCATACAGCCTTTTATTCGGCCGCTGTTCTGGCATCATGCTATATGTTTATAGAAGAGGCAAAAACGGGTGCCTGGGACATTTACTGCAATGCCTTTATGCTGGGTGCAATTTGGATGCTCTATCGTGCGTCAAAGTATAACCTTTTAAAGCATTGGATTTCATCCGGCATATTTATGGGGCTGTCTTTTATGAGCAAGGGGCCTGTATCATTTTATGCAATGCTACTCCCTTACCTTTTAGCCTTCTTTTTGAGCAAATATAAATTTGAACGTCCAACCTGGGGTGGTGTGGTTCTTTGCATACTGACCATGTTACTGATCAGCGCTGCCTGGCCACTTTACCTGTACCTGAAAATTCCGGATATTGCCACACAGATCGCCGGGGAGGAAAGCGGTGCCTGGATTAACCGGCATAACAGACCGATCTGGTTTTATTTGCACTTTCCTTTATTTACCGGCATATGGGCTTTTGCTACTTTATTTGCCTTTTATAAGTTCAAGGCATTGCAACGGATATTCTCTGCCAAAGGCATGAAACTGGTGCTCTTCTGGTTTTTATTCACTTTGTTTTTGCTTTCGGTTGTTCCTGAGAAAAAGGAAAGGTACTTTTTGCCTGCCCTACCTCCTTTGGCAGTGTTGATCGGAGCTTTGATTTCGCATCATATAGAGTTGTACCGAAGAGGTAGGGGTACGGATAAAGCCTCGCACATATTTGTCGACGTGCAGGCCGTGCTGTCACTTATGGTAACTTTGGGCATTACTTTCATTGCGTGGCAGTTTGGTTTAAAAACAGGCGAAGTGGGTATTTCCTTTTTTATTTGCATTGTTATACTTGGATTGGTTATAGCCGCTGCCTTCGCAATGGTTTTATGGAAGAAAAAGGAGTGGGTTTATCCTTTGTCCCTTGCCACCATGTTATTCTTCGGCATTGCAATATGGCCTTTAATTCCCAGGATCAAACAGGACAACCCGTCATATCGTGATCTTAGGGAGGTGAGGGATATACCTGCCTTTGGTGCCGAGCCTATTTACAGCACGGCTCCGCTCAATCCGGTACGGATCTGGGAAGTTGGTCGTAAAGTGAATATGATCACTAATGCAGGAGCTGTTAAAGGTGACGCTGTGATTATTGCGGTCAAACCACTGACTGATGCAAAGGAGGTGTTATTATTCCATCCAAACCCGGACAATGAGCGGGAGGTACTTTATTTTAATTTGGTGGAGTAG
- a CDS encoding lipid-A-disaccharide synthase N-terminal domain-containing protein, giving the protein MSNTWIFTIGFIAQGLFSARLIVQWIRSEKAGKVLSPTLFWQLSLIASFMLIIYGVLRNDIVIIGGQLISYFIYIRNLRFKNAWRHLPVWFRVSTLASPAIALCYLLLNKQFHFHALLSNPEISFPLMVWGSAGQIIFTFRFVYQWLHSEKMKKSVLPPGFWIISLIGSLMIITYAIFRLDPVLIAGQLFGVIIYSRNLYIHYRSAPRKTQAYS; this is encoded by the coding sequence ATGAGTAATACCTGGATATTCACCATCGGATTTATTGCTCAGGGGTTGTTTTCGGCCCGGCTGATCGTCCAGTGGATCAGGTCTGAAAAAGCCGGAAAAGTACTTTCGCCTACATTATTCTGGCAATTGAGCCTGATCGCATCTTTTATGTTGATCATCTATGGTGTGCTAAGAAATGATATTGTCATCATCGGTGGGCAATTGATCTCCTATTTTATTTATATCCGCAACCTGCGCTTTAAAAATGCGTGGAGGCACCTTCCTGTTTGGTTCAGGGTAAGTACACTGGCCAGTCCGGCTATAGCATTGTGTTACTTGTTGCTCAACAAACAGTTCCATTTCCACGCACTGCTCAGCAACCCTGAAATCTCTTTTCCATTAATGGTCTGGGGTTCTGCCGGGCAAATCATATTTACCTTTAGGTTTGTTTATCAATGGCTGCATTCGGAAAAAATGAAGAAATCGGTGCTACCCCCAGGCTTTTGGATCATCAGCCTCATCGGCTCGCTCATGATCATAACCTATGCCATATTCCGGCTCGACCCGGTACTTATTGCAGGTCAGCTTTTTGGAGTTATTATTTATTCCAGAAACCTGTATATTCATTATAGATCAGCACCCAGGAAAACTCAGGCTTATTCATGA
- a CDS encoding glycosyltransferase family 2 protein — translation MVPEYQLTIVVPVYNEVESLPRFKEEMDKYLTQTPVASKVLFVNDGSDDGSLELIKDICHGKGAEHYYYVSLEKNCGLSAAIKTGIDLCDTQYLGYIDADLQTSPSDFLKYLEHINGCTLINGIRSKRKDTVVKRLSSKIANGFRRLMINDGIADTCCPLKLMQADAAKKLPFFKGMHRFIPALIQLQGGEVKQLEVQHFERSAGTAKYHLLNRLAGPFIDTLVFVWMRKKNIQYKISEVELVHE, via the coding sequence ATGGTGCCTGAATACCAGCTTACCATAGTGGTACCGGTGTATAATGAGGTAGAAAGTCTGCCTCGTTTCAAAGAAGAAATGGATAAATATCTGACTCAAACCCCGGTGGCTTCTAAAGTGCTTTTTGTCAATGACGGGTCTGATGATGGAAGCCTGGAGCTGATTAAAGATATTTGCCACGGGAAAGGTGCTGAACATTACTACTATGTATCCCTTGAAAAAAATTGTGGACTCAGTGCTGCCATTAAAACAGGTATCGACCTCTGCGATACACAATACCTGGGGTACATTGATGCTGATCTACAGACTTCTCCCAGCGATTTCCTTAAATACCTTGAACATATCAACGGCTGTACCCTTATTAACGGCATCCGCTCTAAAAGAAAAGATACTGTAGTAAAAAGGTTATCTTCCAAAATAGCCAACGGGTTCAGGCGCCTGATGATCAATGACGGTATAGCCGATACCTGCTGTCCGCTGAAACTGATGCAAGCAGATGCTGCCAAAAAGCTTCCTTTCTTTAAGGGTATGCACCGCTTCATCCCTGCCCTTATACAACTTCAGGGTGGTGAAGTAAAGCAGCTTGAGGTGCAGCACTTCGAAAGATCTGCAGGTACAGCGAAGTACCATTTGCTCAACAGGCTTGCAGGCCCCTTCATCGACACCCTGGTATTTGTATGGATGAGGAAAAAGAATATTCAATATAAAATCTCAGAAGTGGAATTGGTGCATGAGTAA
- a CDS encoding HD domain-containing protein, whose amino-acid sequence MYQPLSDFLRDDKKVKKVLKSDILTKVEAYVRALFKEQQSNKLIFHNLGHTEMVVKACDEISQGMQLGKNDREALMIAAWFHDTGYLYTYSGHEEKSKNIARVFLSENNYPQSKINRVLNCISVTQLDAEPHNLIEKVICDADLYHLSCRNYFQLSKKLRKEWELIFETKVSDDQWHRQNLNFLHQHNYCTAYARTHLEKGKQVNIKKNIKALEGLRHGA is encoded by the coding sequence ATGTACCAACCCCTTTCAGATTTTTTGCGTGATGACAAAAAGGTTAAAAAAGTGCTAAAGTCTGATATACTAACAAAAGTAGAAGCTTATGTTCGTGCGCTCTTCAAAGAGCAGCAAAGCAATAAACTCATATTTCATAACCTTGGCCATACCGAGATGGTGGTTAAAGCCTGCGATGAGATAAGCCAGGGTATGCAGCTCGGTAAAAATGATCGTGAAGCTTTAATGATTGCTGCCTGGTTTCATGATACCGGCTATTTGTACACTTATTCCGGACATGAAGAGAAGAGTAAAAACATCGCCAGGGTATTTTTGTCCGAAAACAATTATCCACAATCAAAGATCAACAGGGTATTGAACTGCATCAGCGTTACCCAATTGGATGCAGAACCTCATAACCTGATAGAAAAGGTTATTTGCGATGCAGACCTTTATCACCTCTCGTGCAGAAATTATTTTCAGCTATCCAAGAAACTAAGAAAGGAATGGGAACTCATTTTCGAAACAAAGGTAAGTGATGACCAGTGGCACAGGCAAAACCTGAACTTTCTACACCAGCACAACTACTGCACTGCTTACGCCAGGACTCACCTGGAAAAAGGCAAACAAGTGAATATTAAAAAGAACATCAAGGCACTGGAGGGCCTGCGCCATGGTGCCTGA
- a CDS encoding RNA polymerase sigma factor, which produces MEENRSFYELIDCCRKGRKSAQDKLYMEFYSYAMSIALRYSRDREEAIEIVNDAFFKVFTNLDKYTPGLSFRGWLRRIVINASIDYYRRNEKHYHGVDISYANLEHTDEDVLDDISEKEIIGLIQDLPPSYRMVFNLYVIEGYKHEEIAKKLNISVGTSKSNLSVARTKLQLAISKMRGIKGQKHG; this is translated from the coding sequence GTGGAAGAAAACAGGAGCTTTTACGAATTAATAGATTGCTGCAGAAAAGGAAGAAAATCTGCACAGGATAAGCTCTATATGGAGTTTTACAGCTATGCTATGAGTATAGCGCTGAGGTATTCCAGAGATCGGGAAGAGGCTATCGAGATCGTGAATGATGCATTCTTTAAAGTATTCACCAACCTCGATAAGTACACACCCGGGCTATCCTTCAGAGGGTGGCTCAGGAGGATAGTGATCAATGCTTCTATCGATTATTACAGAAGAAATGAAAAACATTATCACGGTGTGGACATCTCTTACGCAAATCTCGAGCATACGGATGAGGATGTGCTGGATGATATATCCGAAAAGGAGATTATCGGGCTCATTCAGGACTTGCCACCCTCTTACAGAATGGTTTTTAACCTTTATGTAATAGAAGGCTACAAACATGAAGAGATAGCAAAAAAGCTTAACATCAGCGTGGGTACTTCCAAATCCAATTTATCAGTGGCACGTACAAAACTACAGTTGGCAATCAGCAAAATGAGAGGTATTAAAGGTCAGAAACATGGATGA
- a CDS encoding outer membrane beta-barrel protein produces MDDNKFDKKIREKVENFRDEQYDEHARMAGVSYQPWYAPYKKAAGYAAAIVLISLLNFGLFAYFHGQRDHELMASIEEMKEDMGNYEKLKRDYETLRLTRAETVTEFKTDTVYVYKEFVGSAGHGQTSYGGLRALSTAYHKPTEGGQYYTQREDVRLGKVDEISTEVKDFLAQYNLAYIGEDEHVYLQYHNQEYAQFVTRKGYDAPAVFNGSDIELASVEITEPEHKTLDKHKKQQLSVKVLRDIEKQRMKGIGFQYGPEVDLLKLSTDRGSGHPGLAAGIKAEFILSPSLRVETGAKYSYTGYTVNNPDQLGDELATYPGQNEDIGRLQQIEQRTHAISVPLQLKYYYPVARDRYIFASIGASPQMHLLQQFEYEYEYNYSSQENDFSVDIEASKHFDDGKIYTGTMDFSLGIEKKLKNHSILQLSGFYSRGIGKLGMEKSELALVGVRTALKFRVN; encoded by the coding sequence ATGGATGACAATAAGTTTGACAAAAAAATAAGGGAGAAGGTAGAAAACTTCCGAGACGAGCAATATGATGAGCATGCACGGATGGCAGGGGTATCTTACCAACCCTGGTATGCTCCCTACAAAAAAGCTGCGGGTTATGCTGCTGCAATAGTGCTGATCAGCCTGTTGAATTTCGGGCTGTTTGCCTATTTTCATGGTCAACGCGACCATGAGTTAATGGCAAGCATTGAGGAAATGAAAGAAGATATGGGTAACTATGAAAAGCTGAAGCGCGACTACGAAACACTCCGGTTGACCAGGGCTGAAACAGTGACCGAATTTAAGACAGATACCGTCTATGTTTATAAAGAGTTTGTTGGCAGCGCAGGCCATGGGCAGACATCATATGGAGGACTGAGAGCCTTGAGTACCGCATATCATAAACCAACGGAGGGAGGGCAGTATTATACACAAAGAGAGGATGTGCGATTAGGAAAAGTTGATGAAATATCAACAGAGGTCAAAGATTTTCTGGCCCAATATAACCTCGCTTACATTGGTGAAGATGAACATGTTTACCTGCAATATCACAACCAGGAATACGCGCAGTTTGTAACCCGCAAAGGTTATGATGCACCCGCGGTATTTAACGGTTCTGACATTGAGCTTGCCTCTGTAGAAATTACGGAGCCGGAACATAAAACACTGGATAAGCATAAAAAACAACAGCTTTCTGTCAAAGTACTCCGGGATATCGAAAAGCAACGTATGAAAGGTATAGGCTTTCAGTATGGCCCTGAAGTAGACCTTTTGAAGCTATCCACTGATCGTGGCTCAGGTCACCCCGGGTTAGCAGCAGGCATCAAGGCAGAGTTCATATTGTCGCCATCGCTCAGAGTGGAGACTGGGGCCAAATATTCCTATACGGGCTATACAGTAAATAACCCTGACCAATTGGGAGATGAGCTGGCTACTTATCCCGGCCAGAATGAAGATATAGGAAGATTGCAACAAATAGAGCAGCGTACACATGCCATATCCGTTCCTTTACAATTAAAATACTATTACCCCGTGGCGCGTGATCGCTATATTTTTGCATCGATAGGTGCGTCACCACAAATGCATCTGCTTCAGCAGTTTGAGTATGAATATGAATATAATTACTCTTCCCAGGAAAATGATTTTTCAGTTGATATTGAAGCCTCCAAACATTTTGATGATGGCAAGATCTACACAGGTACAATGGACTTTAGTTTGGGTATTGAGAAGAAACTGAAAAACCACTCTATATTACAACTCTCTGGTTTCTACAGCAGAGGCATAGGCAAGCTGGGCATGGAGAAAAGTGAACTGGCTCTGGTAGGGGTGAGAACTGCATTGAAATTCAGGGTCAACTAA
- a CDS encoding DUF3570 domain-containing protein, translating to MEDSFIQGFQLADDIERLPDTRFKVAVGGRLNYYINQMLVMRTYYRYYTDDWGITSNTASIELPVKVTDKFTLYPSCRYYNQTAADYFAGYEQHLSTEEFYTSDYDLSEFNANAYGFGVSYTDIFTSFHLGKFGLKSIDLKYLYYERNTGLTSGLISGGLKFVVDR from the coding sequence GTGGAAGATTCTTTCATACAAGGGTTCCAATTGGCCGATGATATAGAGCGGCTACCCGACACCAGGTTTAAAGTAGCCGTAGGCGGTCGGTTAAACTACTACATCAATCAAATGCTGGTGATGCGCACGTACTATCGTTACTACACCGATGATTGGGGTATTACCTCCAACACGGCGAGCATCGAACTGCCCGTGAAGGTTACGGATAAATTCACACTTTACCCGTCATGCCGCTACTATAACCAGACAGCGGCAGACTACTTCGCAGGCTATGAGCAGCATTTGTCAACAGAAGAATTTTACACTTCAGATTATGACCTGTCAGAGTTCAATGCCAATGCCTACGGTTTTGGGGTAAGCTATACCGATATTTTCACCTCATTCCACCTGGGCAAGTTTGGCTTAAAAAGCATTGACCTGAAATACCTCTACTATGAAAGAAATACAGGCCTCACCTCAGGCCTCATCAGCGGAGGTTTGAAGTTTGTGGTGGATAGATAG
- a CDS encoding SDR family NAD(P)-dependent oxidoreductase — translation MRQNNYQGALQMPIGSGFNAKNTALDVMQGVNLSGKVAIVTGGNTGIGLETTQRLAAAGATVIVPARNIGKARRNLEGIPNIELHAMDLMDAESIDAFAEKFLQSGRPLHILINNAGIMWVPLRRDNRGIESQLATNYLAQFQLVARLWSALRDANGARVVNVSSQGHQFAPFNFEDPNFLTRAYETLQGYGQSKTAVNLFSLELDVRARTHGVRAYSVHPGSIGGTELAREAPLELFQQMGFCDAEGNILPEVLASLKTIPQGAATTVWCATSLMLKDIGGVYCEDVEIAELAPDATVAEGVKPYSLDEASAKKLWTLSEALTGVKFQIS, via the coding sequence ATGAGACAAAACAATTATCAAGGGGCATTGCAGATGCCGATAGGGTCTGGTTTTAATGCCAAAAACACGGCCTTAGATGTAATGCAGGGTGTCAATCTCTCCGGGAAAGTAGCAATCGTAACAGGGGGTAATACAGGCATTGGTCTGGAAACAACCCAAAGGCTTGCTGCTGCCGGAGCGACTGTAATAGTACCTGCCAGAAACATCGGGAAAGCCAGGAGAAATCTGGAGGGAATCCCCAACATTGAGCTTCATGCAATGGATTTGATGGATGCTGAATCGATTGATGCATTTGCGGAAAAATTCTTGCAGTCAGGAAGGCCACTTCATATACTGATCAATAATGCAGGTATTATGTGGGTGCCCCTGCGAAGAGATAATAGAGGTATCGAATCGCAGTTGGCAACCAACTACCTGGCTCAATTTCAGCTTGTTGCCAGATTGTGGAGCGCCCTTAGAGATGCCAATGGGGCACGTGTTGTTAATGTGTCCTCCCAAGGCCACCAATTCGCACCTTTTAATTTTGAAGATCCAAATTTTCTGACCCGGGCATATGAAACTCTACAAGGTTATGGCCAGTCAAAAACAGCCGTCAATTTGTTTTCCCTTGAATTAGATGTCAGGGCCAGGACCCATGGCGTAAGAGCATATTCCGTACACCCCGGATCAATAGGCGGTACGGAGTTGGCCAGAGAAGCTCCTCTTGAATTATTTCAGCAGATGGGGTTCTGTGATGCGGAGGGAAATATACTTCCTGAAGTGCTGGCATCACTCAAAACTATTCCACAAGGTGCGGCTACCACAGTCTGGTGTGCAACCAGCCTGATGCTTAAGGATATTGGTGGTGTATACTGCGAGGATGTGGAAATTGCAGAATTAGCACCAGACGCTACTGTGGCAGAAGGGGTAAAGCCGTACTCATTAGACGAAGCCAGTGCAAAAAAACTATGGACATTAAGTGAAGCGTTGACAGGGGTGAAATTTCAAATCTCCTAA
- a CDS encoding helix-turn-helix domain-containing protein, which yields MDHISKYLTPEIKLSCYEDKFFKSEIVFDHHMLVWFISGETKIVQAEATHSFKKGDIFLIPRNKPATIINYPKDRLPHKTVVMLLTLDILREFYKNIQVRSEIVPVPGIRSYHGHPLLESCLASLIPYFDMQENFPDSLAALKITEAINILRIIDTDIDGVLANFDDPYKVDLVSFMEKNYMFNMPIERFGYLTGRSLTTFKRDFKKAFNLTPQKWLTQKRLELAHYRLSEKMGKPTDICYEIGFENLSHFSFAFKKYFGYPPSSLKT from the coding sequence ATGGATCACATATCAAAGTACCTGACACCTGAGATAAAGCTGTCTTGCTATGAGGATAAATTTTTCAAATCAGAAATAGTTTTTGATCATCATATGCTGGTTTGGTTTATTTCGGGTGAAACTAAAATAGTGCAGGCTGAAGCTACACACAGTTTTAAAAAAGGTGATATTTTTCTTATTCCCAGAAATAAGCCGGCTACCATTATCAATTATCCTAAAGATAGGTTGCCTCATAAGACCGTCGTAATGCTTCTAACCCTGGATATTCTGAGAGAATTTTATAAAAATATCCAGGTGAGATCAGAGATTGTACCCGTTCCCGGTATTAGAAGTTATCATGGTCATCCTTTGCTGGAGAGTTGCCTTGCATCATTAATCCCATATTTTGATATGCAGGAAAATTTTCCAGATTCCCTCGCTGCTCTAAAAATTACCGAAGCAATAAACATACTACGAATTATTGATACTGATATTGATGGAGTATTGGCAAACTTTGACGACCCATATAAAGTGGATTTGGTCAGTTTTATGGAAAAAAACTATATGTTCAACATGCCGATAGAACGATTTGGCTATCTTACCGGAAGAAGTTTGACAACTTTTAAGCGGGATTTTAAAAAAGCCTTTAACCTCACTCCACAAAAATGGCTCACTCAAAAGCGTTTGGAGTTGGCACACTATAGGCTTTCTGAAAAAATGGGAAAACCGACAGACATCTGTTATGAGATCGGTTTTGAAAATTTGTCTCACTTCTCATTCGCCTTTAAAAAATATTTTGGCTATCCACCTTCAAGTTTGAAAACCTAA
- a CDS encoding adenylate/guanylate cyclase domain-containing protein, with protein sequence MSKEKFEYTTFAHRYTARYPLLTYLGIQVNFWIIANLLLATIIHIHSKVHNLVSNSDVIVGFEVIVWIAVIFGVLYGTSYGLFGYFLEKRVFKKLSIGKVILFKAAASLTLLMILLVLLRGISEKLLAHTSVLPMTVLSDEVWRYVFYLLLVYYFFMALLINYINLVNKKYGPGVLIPLLFGKYRHPREEDRIFMFMDLKSSTATAELLGHLRYSSFIRDCFDDINELLFPFRAQIYQYVGDEIVLMWPEREGLLNNFCIRFFFACRKQFLHRSEHYMTNYGVIPEFKAGLHAGQVSAVEIGEVKKDIAYHGDTLNTAARIQSVCNQYNQSLLISEYLLNKAALNDDIKSSKIGDILLRGKKEPIGVFCLTSVEDGK encoded by the coding sequence ATGAGCAAAGAAAAATTCGAATATACCACATTTGCGCATCGCTATACCGCAAGATATCCTTTGCTTACCTACCTGGGTATACAGGTGAATTTCTGGATCATTGCTAACCTTTTGTTGGCAACGATCATTCATATTCATTCAAAAGTTCACAATCTGGTTTCGAATTCAGATGTCATTGTAGGTTTTGAGGTAATAGTATGGATTGCAGTTATATTCGGAGTTTTGTATGGCACGAGTTACGGTTTATTCGGCTACTTCCTTGAAAAAAGAGTATTTAAAAAACTCAGTATAGGGAAAGTGATCCTTTTCAAGGCAGCGGCATCACTTACTCTTCTTATGATACTCTTAGTTCTCCTGCGGGGCATATCAGAAAAGCTCTTAGCCCACACCTCCGTCCTCCCGATGACAGTCTTAAGCGATGAAGTCTGGAGATATGTATTTTACCTGCTTCTGGTATACTATTTTTTTATGGCCCTGCTTATCAATTATATCAATCTGGTGAATAAAAAATACGGTCCCGGAGTTTTGATTCCTCTGCTATTTGGTAAATATCGGCATCCCCGAGAAGAAGATCGAATATTTATGTTCATGGATCTGAAATCTTCTACCGCAACAGCCGAGTTACTGGGGCACCTAAGGTATAGTTCATTTATAAGGGATTGTTTTGATGATATCAACGAATTGTTATTTCCGTTTCGCGCGCAGATATATCAATACGTTGGAGATGAAATCGTACTTATGTGGCCGGAAAGAGAAGGATTGCTTAACAACTTTTGCATAAGGTTTTTCTTTGCTTGTCGAAAACAGTTTCTGCATAGGTCAGAACATTATATGACAAATTATGGGGTTATTCCGGAGTTTAAGGCAGGATTACATGCAGGGCAGGTTTCTGCCGTTGAAATTGGTGAGGTCAAAAAAGATATTGCTTATCATGGCGATACCCTAAATACAGCCGCGAGAATTCAAAGTGTCTGTAATCAGTACAATCAGAGTCTGCTTATTTCTGAGTATTTGTTGAATAAAGCAGCATTAAACGATGACATAAAATCATCTAAAATTGGTGACATTTTACTCAGAGGAAAGAAAGAACCCATAGGTGTCTTTTGCCTTACTTCTGTCGAAGATGGAAAATAA
- a CDS encoding AAA family ATPase, giving the protein MAETSHWTGSDKYLCDPALAQAFHMARVLGMPLLIEGEPGTGKTDLPIHYAKDRGLDLEVYPVGSKSNIEQFVARFDHVKYLRDSQIEILNAQREEKGLASKLTTGERNPETLADYVVKGPAAVAYSKPNSVLLIDEIDKAPREFPNDLLYALSHRKFIMPESGEIIETSEKDMPAIVITSNREQELPTAFKGRCIYHYIDFPDKEVMAKIIEKHHPGMDEKVVRVALDVFYHLRRLGLERAPTTREILNWLKYMGDIAPKEAVKKIEGLEGIGALIKTQTDMERVSRMLGANNATFGGLN; this is encoded by the coding sequence ATGGCAGAAACATCTCATTGGACAGGATCAGATAAATATTTATGTGACCCGGCACTGGCTCAGGCCTTTCATATGGCCCGGGTATTGGGCATGCCGCTATTGATAGAAGGCGAACCCGGAACCGGTAAAACAGACCTCCCGATACACTACGCAAAAGACCGTGGGCTTGACCTCGAGGTATACCCCGTAGGGTCAAAAAGTAACATCGAGCAATTTGTAGCTCGTTTTGACCACGTTAAATATTTGAGAGATTCACAAATTGAGATCCTCAATGCTCAGCGCGAGGAAAAGGGACTGGCAAGCAAGCTTACTACCGGTGAGCGCAACCCGGAAACACTTGCCGACTATGTGGTAAAAGGGCCGGCAGCAGTAGCCTACAGCAAGCCCAACTCCGTGTTGCTGATCGATGAGATTGATAAAGCACCCAGAGAATTTCCCAATGACCTCCTTTATGCTTTAAGCCACCGCAAGTTCATTATGCCGGAGTCGGGCGAGATCATTGAAACATCAGAAAAAGATATGCCCGCCATCGTGATCACCTCCAACCGGGAGCAGGAGCTGCCTACCGCCTTTAAGGGAAGGTGCATTTACCATTACATTGACTTCCCGGATAAAGAGGTAATGGCAAAGATCATTGAAAAACACCATCCGGGTATGGACGAAAAAGTAGTGCGTGTGGCACTGGATGTGTTTTATCATTTGCGAAGGCTGGGCCTGGAGCGGGCACCTACTACACGTGAAATACTCAACTGGCTGAAATACATGGGCGACATTGCGCCTAAAGAAGCCGTAAAGAAAATTGAAGGACTCGAAGGCATCGGAGCATTGATCAAAACACAAACCGATATGGAAAGAGTAAGCCGCATGCTTGGAGCCAACAATGCTACATTTGGAGGTTTAAATTAA
- a CDS encoding helix-turn-helix domain-containing protein: MATTHYPKVYLYRRIVQAKLFIDNHYDEKIDLDNISDEAYFSKYHFIRLFKSIYGKTPHQYLRSCRINKAQQLLQAGKPVTDTCFLVGFDSLTSFSGLFKKLVGISPSVYLAKHQQKKSKISKAPQAFVPGCYAYQNGWFENSNFEEARW, translated from the coding sequence ATGGCAACAACGCACTATCCCAAAGTTTATTTGTATCGGAGAATAGTTCAGGCAAAGCTTTTCATCGATAACCATTACGATGAGAAAATTGATCTCGATAACATTTCAGACGAAGCTTATTTCTCTAAATATCATTTCATCAGGCTGTTCAAATCTATATATGGCAAAACACCGCATCAGTACTTAAGGTCTTGCAGAATAAATAAAGCGCAGCAACTGTTGCAAGCAGGCAAACCCGTAACTGATACCTGCTTTCTGGTAGGTTTTGATAGCCTGACCTCGTTTAGCGGGCTGTTTAAAAAGCTGGTGGGCATCTCACCGTCGGTTTATCTGGCGAAGCACCAGCAAAAGAAGTCGAAGATCAGCAAGGCACCGCAGGCGTTTGTGCCGGGCTGCTATGCCTATCAAAATGGCTGGTTTGAAAATAGCAATTTTGAAGAAGCCCGGTGGTGA